In Deltaproteobacteria bacterium GWC2_55_46, a single window of DNA contains:
- a CDS encoding acylphosphatase has protein sequence MDGPVRAHLIIEGLVQGVSYRAATVETARQHGVSGWVKNNPDGNVEAIIEGDKAMVEKLIDWCRKGPPLARVERVNVSWEPFKNEFDDFTALTRYSIY, from the coding sequence ATGGATGGGCCAGTGCGCGCGCACCTTATAATCGAAGGTCTTGTGCAGGGTGTCTCCTACCGCGCTGCGACGGTAGAGACGGCGAGGCAGCACGGTGTTTCGGGATGGGTAAAGAACAACCCGGACGGCAACGTCGAGGCGATTATAGAGGGGGACAAGGCCATGGTCGAGAAGCTCATAGACTGGTGCAGAAAAGGGCCGCCGCTCGCGCGTGTCGAAAGGGTGAACGTCAGCTGGGAGCCCTTCAAGAACGAATTTGACGACTTTACCGCCCTCACGCGGTACAGCATATATTGA
- a CDS encoding 16S rRNA (cytidine(1402)-2'-O)-methyltransferase produces MSKGKLFVVATPIGNLEDVTLRALRVLKEAGLIAAEDTRHTRRLLDHYGIDTPLTSYHEHNEREKSGYLVGKLMEGTDIALVSDAGTPGISDPGYRLIKSAAESSVDVVAIPGPSAIISLVSVAGLPTDEFTFAGFLPEKEAALKEYLSGISGRARTFVFYESPRRLKATLEAMLAILGDIQAAVGRELTKVHEEVLRGRISEILAELGDKEVRGEITLAVRTEDAAKGDFRPALESLLATGAKLNDAVKAIAKDFSAPRAEVYKEALSIREKTRKG; encoded by the coding sequence ATGAGCAAAGGAAAGCTTTTCGTTGTCGCTACTCCCATCGGGAACCTTGAGGACGTTACACTGCGCGCCCTGAGGGTCCTGAAAGAGGCGGGGCTCATAGCGGCTGAGGACACAAGGCACACCAGGCGGCTCCTGGACCATTACGGGATAGATACCCCTCTTACGAGCTACCATGAGCACAACGAGAGGGAAAAATCCGGTTATCTTGTCGGGAAGCTCATGGAGGGCACGGATATAGCGCTTGTTTCGGACGCGGGCACGCCGGGGATATCAGACCCTGGCTACAGGCTTATTAAGTCGGCTGCCGAAAGCTCGGTAGATGTAGTAGCCATACCCGGCCCTTCGGCTATCATCTCGCTTGTGAGTGTGGCTGGCCTCCCGACGGACGAGTTCACCTTCGCCGGCTTCCTCCCGGAGAAGGAAGCCGCGCTAAAGGAGTATCTGTCCGGCATTTCCGGACGGGCCCGCACATTTGTCTTTTATGAATCCCCAAGGAGGCTCAAGGCAACTCTTGAGGCCATGCTGGCAATACTGGGAGATATCCAGGCGGCCGTTGGGCGGGAGCTTACGAAGGTGCACGAAGAGGTGCTGAGGGGGAGGATAAGCGAGATACTGGCAGAGCTTGGAGATAAAGAGGTAAGGGGAGAGATAACGCTCGCCGTCCGTACGGAGGATGCGGCAAAGGGGGACTTCAGGCCCGCGCTTGAATCGCTTCTCGCGACGGGAGCAAAATTGAACGACGCGGTAAAGGCGATAGCAAAGGACTTCAGCGCTCCAAGGGCAGAGGTCTATAAAGAGGCTCTATCAATCAGGGAGAAGACAAGAAAAGGATAA
- a CDS encoding ABC transporter ATP-binding protein codes for MAIIQVEDLVKRYNGTEAVKGVSFNVKEGETFGFLGPNGAGKTTTINILCTLLGFDSGSAIVNGYDCRRQAHQVRSSIGLVFQEVTLDNELTAYENLKFHCYMYNMETRLTEERIGEILEVVGLADRRDDLVKKFSGGMKRRLEIARGLLHRPRVLFLDEPTLGLDPQTRVNVWEFIRSLKKAEGNTVFMTTHYMDEADVCDRIAIIDRGQIIACDSPDGLKSALRGDTIYLKTIDNDRAASEIEVKLGLKPKRIEGGLALMVEAGEKFIPRLFERLEVGIISVNLKRPSLEDVFINLTGREIREYAPQQRFRG; via the coding sequence ATGGCGATAATACAAGTAGAAGACCTCGTCAAGAGATATAACGGCACCGAAGCGGTCAAGGGTGTTTCCTTCAATGTGAAGGAGGGGGAGACCTTCGGCTTTCTGGGGCCCAACGGCGCCGGGAAGACCACGACCATCAATATCCTCTGCACCCTCCTTGGCTTCGATTCAGGGTCGGCCATCGTAAACGGCTACGACTGCAGGCGGCAGGCCCATCAGGTGCGCTCATCGATCGGGCTGGTCTTTCAGGAGGTAACCCTCGACAACGAGCTTACGGCCTACGAGAACCTCAAGTTCCACTGCTACATGTACAACATGGAGACGAGGCTCACCGAGGAGAGGATAGGCGAGATACTTGAGGTCGTTGGCCTCGCCGACAGGCGCGACGACCTGGTGAAGAAGTTCTCGGGCGGCATGAAAAGGCGCCTTGAGATAGCAAGGGGGCTTCTCCACAGGCCCAGGGTTTTATTTCTGGACGAGCCGACCCTCGGCCTCGACCCCCAGACAAGGGTAAACGTATGGGAGTTCATAAGGAGCCTTAAGAAGGCCGAGGGCAATACCGTCTTCATGACGACCCATTACATGGACGAGGCAGACGTCTGCGACAGGATAGCCATCATAGACAGGGGGCAGATAATCGCCTGCGACAGCCCGGACGGTCTTAAAAGCGCCCTGCGGGGCGATACCATCTACCTTAAGACCATCGATAACGACCGGGCGGCATCAGAGATAGAGGTTAAGCTCGGTTTAAAGCCCAAGAGGATAGAGGGGGGGCTCGCCTTAATGGTAGAGGCCGGAGAAAAGTTCATCCCCAGGCTCTTCGAGAGGCTCGAGGTGGGGATAATCTCCGTGAACCTCAAACGCCCCAGCCTCGAGGACGTCTTCATCAACCTTACGGGCAGGGAGATCAGGGAGTATGCCCCCCAGCAGAGGTTCAGGGGCTAG